The Coregonus clupeaformis isolate EN_2021a chromosome 20, ASM2061545v1, whole genome shotgun sequence genome contains a region encoding:
- the LOC123481522 gene encoding transmembrane channel-like protein 6 gives MWSIRPSESCGPFRSRSTMFQSGKLWVKELGRHNPNLAWLAWAHSYIVENPLFLFLAAGIFLVVIYFNTQVVDGQRKIISLLQEQIENEGEDKKFLITRLQAIHQQKPPFSPRRLTSQASQDSSG, from the exons ATGTGGAG tatCCGTCCGTCTGAGTCATGCGGTCCGTTCCGTAGCCGGTCCACTATGTTCCAGTCAGGGAAGCTGTGGGTGAAGGAGTTGGGGAGACACAACCCTAACCTGGCCTGGCTAGCCTGGGCTCACAGCTACATCGTGGAGAACCCTCTGTTTCTGTTCCTGGCTGCTGGGATCTTCCT gGTAGTGATTTACTTCAACACCCAGGTGGTGGATGGACAGAGGAAGATCATCAGTCTGCTGCAGGAGCAGATAGAAAAC GAGGGGGAGGATAAGAAGTTCCTGATCACTCGTCTCCAGGCCATCCACCAGCAGAAACCACCCTTCTCTCCTCGCAGACTCACCAGTCAGGCCagtcag GATTCCAGCGGCTAG